The following coding sequences are from one Ctenopharyngodon idella isolate HZGC_01 chromosome 17, HZGC01, whole genome shotgun sequence window:
- the crip2 gene encoding cysteine-rich protein 2, translated as MQIQSGAFSRIRDALQLSAIGPLARVQDKPCKKIPFEFTMASKCPKCEKTVYFAEKVSSLGKDWHKFCLKCERCSKTLTAGGHAEHDGKPYCHKPCYAALFGPKGVNIGGAGSYVYEAPANTSPPASTVDSAPKPQEKWVPASSRPPSKAGSLTTFSGEANLCPRCNKKVYFAEKVTSLGKDWHRPCLRCERCSKTLAAGSHAEHDGQPYCHKPCYAVLFGPKGVNTGGVGSYIYDKEPNTEAQP; from the exons ATGCAAATACAGAGCGGTGCTTTCAGTAGGATCAGAGATGCGCTCCAACTCTCAGCCATTGGTCCGCTTGCGCGCGTGCAAGACAAACCTTGTAAGAAAATCCCGTTTGAATTCACGATGGCTTCAAAGTGCCCTAAATGCGAAAAGACTGTGTATTTTG CTGAGAAGGTGTCATCACTGGGGAAGGACTGGCACAAGTTCTGTCTGAAGTGCGAGCGCTGCAGTAAGACCCTGACAGCGGGCGGCCATGCTGAG CATGATGGGAAACCATACTGCCACAAGCCATGCTATGCTGCCCTCTTCGGGCCAAAAG GTGTGAACATCGGGGGTGCAGGATCATACGTGTACGAGGCTCCCGCCAACACTTCCCCACCCGCATCCACCGTAGACTCTGCACCCAAACCTCAGGAGAAATGGGTCCCAGCATCTTCAAGACCGCCATCTAAAG CTGGAAGCCTCACCACCTTCTCTGGGGAAGCCAACTTGTGTCCCAGATGTAACAAGAAGGTCTATTTTG CTGAGAAGGTGACATCACTGGGGAAGGACTGGCATCGTCCGTGCCTGCGCTGTGAAAGATGTAGTAAGACCCTGGCAGCAGGAAGCCACGCAGAG CACGATGGTCAGCCCTACTGCCATAAACCGTGTTATGCTGTCCTCTTCGGCCCAAAAG GTGTAAACACTGGTGGTGTTGGCAGCTACATCTACGACAAGGAGCCCAACACAGAGGCTCAGCCTTGA